In one window of Dokdonia sp. PRO95 DNA:
- a CDS encoding CBS domain-containing protein: protein MKKRTPISSIMTTNLVTLKTTDSLEHAEQLFKEHQIRHIPVVAETHIIGMLSYTDLLRISFADAIDEDEQEVDTVVYNMFTIEQVMAKKLVSVTPETTIKEVAEILANKEFHALPVLQDGTLVGIVTTTDLIQFLLEQF, encoded by the coding sequence ATGAAAAAGCGCACTCCTATTTCTAGCATTATGACCACGAATCTGGTTACTCTAAAAACAACAGATTCCTTAGAGCATGCTGAGCAACTTTTTAAAGAGCATCAAATAAGACACATTCCCGTTGTCGCAGAAACGCATATCATTGGGATGTTGAGCTATACAGATTTATTAAGAATAAGCTTTGCAGATGCAATAGATGAAGATGAACAAGAGGTTGATACCGTTGTCTATAATATGTTTACCATTGAGCAAGTAATGGCAAAAAAACTTGTAAGTGTTACTCCAGAAACAACCATTAAAGAAGTGGCAGAAATTCTGGCTAATAAGGAATTTCACGCGCTTCCAGTATTGCAAGACGGTACGCTTGTAGGGATTGTTACTACCACAGATTTAATTCAGTTTTTACTAGAGCAATTTTAG
- a CDS encoding universal stress protein, with protein MKRILIPTDFSEASYNALEYAVQLFINEACTFYVVNTYTPVALYTTTIYDSHTSLNVDLGEMYKKASLENLDKIITRATDAYPNNKHTFNPISSYNVLTVEVNEIVATLKIDAIIMGTSGASGLKEVFIGSQTMQVVKDAKVPVIGVPDNYKFKALKDILFTTDYRSGTNQVGLSLLEGLCRKHIARLIFLNAYYGIELDREQLENKELLDEYFERDAHLNEVADGMDVLEAVADFQSKHKIDLLVLVHNKHSFFENLLFTPVVRNIVHHASVPFMILPPSKTTL; from the coding sequence ATGAAACGTATCCTTATACCAACTGATTTTTCTGAGGCATCCTATAATGCACTAGAGTATGCCGTACAGTTATTTATAAACGAAGCTTGTACTTTTTATGTTGTAAATACATATACACCAGTTGCGTTGTATACAACTACGATTTATGATAGTCATACATCACTTAATGTAGACTTAGGCGAGATGTATAAAAAGGCATCTCTTGAGAATCTCGACAAGATTATAACCAGAGCAACAGATGCCTACCCTAACAATAAGCATACATTTAACCCAATTTCTAGTTATAATGTGCTTACAGTAGAAGTAAACGAGATAGTCGCAACCTTAAAGATAGATGCCATTATTATGGGTACTAGTGGAGCTTCTGGTCTCAAGGAGGTATTTATAGGATCACAAACTATGCAGGTTGTAAAAGATGCAAAAGTACCGGTGATAGGAGTTCCAGATAACTATAAGTTTAAGGCTCTCAAGGATATTCTATTTACTACAGATTATCGTTCTGGCACTAATCAAGTAGGACTCTCTTTGCTAGAAGGATTATGTAGAAAACACATAGCTAGGCTTATTTTTTTAAATGCTTATTATGGTATTGAGTTAGATAGGGAACAGCTAGAAAACAAAGAGTTGCTTGATGAGTACTTTGAGAGAGATGCACACCTTAACGAAGTTGCAGATGGGATGGATGTACTAGAAGCTGTAGCAGACTTCCAGTCTAAACATAAGATAGACTTACTTGTGCTAGTGCATAACAAGCATAGCTTTTTTGAGAACCTCTTGTTTACACCAGTAGTGCGCAATATAGTGCATCACGCTTCTGTACCTTTTATGATTTTACCTCCATCTAAAACTACCTTATAA
- a CDS encoding universal stress protein has product MKKKILIPTDFSKNAWNALTYSADLFKNEECSFIVLNTYRTKGYNLGDLMVPEPGTPSYESAKTSSEKHMAKLVSMIEFRDTNPKHEYEIITKFGGLMEVMEAIIEQRDIELVVMGTKGASNSRGALFGTSTILAMEKLRNCPVMGVPLDVRVASLKEIVMPTGYKTHYKRKELSNLTTIANLQDANICVLYVNPDEELSKQQEANKELLAECLEDASFSFHHLSGVDATIGVRNFVESRDSDMVAIINRKHAFFGSVFTTPMIKELGMFSKVPLLVMHDLRN; this is encoded by the coding sequence ATGAAAAAGAAAATTCTAATACCTACAGATTTCTCAAAAAATGCTTGGAACGCGCTCACCTACTCAGCCGATCTTTTTAAGAATGAAGAATGTTCTTTCATTGTTCTCAACACCTATAGAACTAAAGGTTATAACTTAGGCGATTTGATGGTTCCAGAACCTGGAACACCGTCTTATGAGAGTGCAAAAACATCATCAGAGAAGCACATGGCTAAGCTGGTGAGTATGATAGAATTTAGAGATACAAACCCTAAACATGAATATGAGATTATCACAAAATTTGGTGGTCTTATGGAGGTAATGGAAGCTATAATTGAGCAACGAGACATAGAGCTAGTGGTGATGGGTACTAAAGGAGCAAGTAATAGTAGGGGAGCTCTTTTTGGTACAAGTACCATTCTCGCGATGGAAAAACTACGCAATTGCCCTGTGATGGGAGTGCCTCTCGATGTACGAGTAGCCAGTCTCAAAGAGATTGTAATGCCTACAGGATATAAAACTCATTATAAACGCAAAGAGCTCAGCAATCTCACAACGATTGCAAACCTTCAAGACGCAAATATCTGTGTGCTTTATGTAAATCCAGATGAAGAACTGAGTAAACAACAAGAAGCAAATAAAGAGTTGCTGGCAGAGTGTCTAGAAGATGCATCATTTAGTTTCCACCATCTGAGTGGAGTAGATGCTACTATTGGTGTGAGAAATTTTGTAGAGAGCCGTGACAGTGATATGGTCGCAATCATTAATAGAAAACATGCCTTTTTTGGCAGTGTTTTTACTACACCTATGATTAAGGAGCTTGGTATGTTCAGTAAAGTGCCATTATTAGTGATGCATGATTTACGTAATTAA
- a CDS encoding response regulator gives MKKVLLIEDDMALRENTAELLELSNYDVETAPNGRIGIEMAKANPPQIVVCDIMMPEVDGYGVLEALSSDPATSHIPFIFLSAKTEHKEIRKGMDMGADDYLTKPFEEEELISAIESRIAKAMILNSTTKDDAPVLEEDSLRSLNELKNFFDDEGIEYSFKKGALIYKEGAHSNMIYLISRGVVKTHKMDENGKELITALFKADDFLGFTSFVDNIAYQESATAIEETAVVGVSKNELKDVLENSKNVSLQLMELLTDNLAEIKGQLLQMAYSSVRKKTAQTILQFAAILNKKPEEGIRIARNDLASVAGIATESLIRTLSGFKKEGLIEIEGRNIRLLNVEGLAMID, from the coding sequence ATGAAAAAAGTACTATTAATAGAAGATGATATGGCTTTGCGTGAGAATACTGCAGAGCTGCTAGAGCTATCTAATTATGATGTGGAAACGGCACCTAATGGTCGTATAGGGATAGAAATGGCAAAAGCAAACCCTCCGCAAATTGTAGTATGTGATATCATGATGCCAGAAGTAGATGGATATGGAGTACTTGAGGCACTGTCTAGCGATCCTGCTACTAGTCATATTCCTTTTATTTTCCTTTCGGCAAAGACAGAGCATAAGGAGATTAGAAAGGGAATGGATATGGGAGCAGATGACTATCTCACAAAACCTTTTGAAGAAGAAGAACTCATAAGTGCCATAGAAAGTAGAATAGCAAAGGCCATGATACTTAACAGCACTACTAAGGATGACGCGCCAGTTCTAGAAGAAGATTCATTACGAAGCCTTAATGAACTTAAAAACTTTTTTGATGATGAGGGTATAGAATACTCATTTAAAAAAGGAGCCTTAATTTACAAAGAGGGAGCTCACTCTAATATGATATATCTTATCTCAAGAGGTGTGGTAAAAACCCATAAAATGGATGAGAATGGAAAAGAATTAATTACCGCTCTTTTTAAGGCAGATGATTTTTTGGGCTTTACCTCATTTGTAGATAACATTGCTTATCAAGAGTCTGCTACAGCTATAGAGGAAACTGCAGTTGTAGGCGTGAGTAAGAATGAACTCAAAGACGTGCTTGAAAATAGTAAGAATGTTTCTTTGCAATTGATGGAGTTACTTACTGATAATCTCGCAGAGATAAAGGGGCAATTATTACAAATGGCATATAGCTCTGTGCGTAAAAAGACAGCACAAACTATCTTGCAATTTGCTGCCATTCTCAATAAAAAACCAGAAGAAGGAATCAGGATAGCTCGCAATGATCTTGCTAGTGTTGCTGGTATCGCTACAGAGAGTTTAATAAGAACGTTATCTGGCTTTAAAAAAGAAGGACTTATAGAGATAGAAGGACGTAACATTAGACTACTAAATGTCGAAGGTCTTGCGATGATTGATTAA
- a CDS encoding heavy metal translocating P-type ATPase metal-binding domain-containing protein, with translation MDNCFHCGDPCTTVIHHHKKSFCCHGCKTVYDILSDNDMSYYYDLENTPGTSPLLQEGKFDFLENEQVVAQLLEFDEQGTQVVSLLIPTIHCSSCIWVLENLNKLNPAVKTAQVNFPKKTIRITYSSSELSLQDLVILLARIGYEPYISLEDTTKKKKTVDRSLTYKLGVAGFAFGNIMFLSFPEYFEVSEFWLDKFKYIFRWLMFAFAVPVAFYSGRDYFVSAYKGLRSKILNIDVPIAIGISVLFIRSTVEIVMDWGTGFFDSMAGLVFFLLLGKFFQQKTYAYLSFERDYKSYFPIAVTRLYRDDNAFAKAQPSRKEEQTQVYDLKKGDRILIRNSELLPVDGVLINGNALIDYSFVTGEAEPVAKKSGDQLFAGGRQQAGSIEVEVLKPVAQSYLTQLWSNEIFSKGRQTVFETLTDSISRRFTVSLLIIAIVATSCWLFIDTSKALQVFTAVLIVACPCAIALAAPFTLGNVLRIFGRHKLYLKNSGVIEQLAHIDTIVFDKTGTLTTSAKSVITYEGVALTPEEEALLTSTLRASNHPLSRSLYDLLESHDIKTLDSFTEEVGQGITGTHNNHTIKVGSYGFVATNHATSPAAGAQRTAVHISTDNEYKGCYIFYNEYREGVQSLFSELKSNYDLIILSGDNDGERTFLSQLLPENATLLFNQKPGDKLDFIKNLQEQGKNVLMVGDGLNDAGALAQSHVGISISENVNVFSPACDGILDASKFTDIVTFLNLSHKGVRIIKYAFIFSLFYNLIGLGFAITGNLAPVVAAILMPLSSISIVLFTTIATHFMGRNLTSKKL, from the coding sequence ATGGATAATTGTTTCCATTGTGGTGATCCCTGTACAACAGTGATACACCACCATAAAAAATCCTTTTGTTGTCACGGCTGTAAGACGGTATATGACATCTTGAGCGATAATGATATGTCGTATTACTACGACCTTGAGAATACACCAGGTACGTCTCCGCTACTTCAAGAAGGTAAGTTTGACTTTTTAGAAAATGAACAAGTAGTTGCCCAACTTTTAGAGTTTGATGAGCAAGGAACACAAGTGGTGTCTTTATTAATCCCTACTATACATTGCAGTTCTTGTATCTGGGTACTAGAAAATCTAAACAAATTGAATCCTGCGGTCAAAACCGCGCAGGTAAACTTCCCTAAGAAAACCATAAGAATCACCTACTCATCTAGTGAGCTGTCACTACAAGATCTAGTAATCCTTCTAGCGAGGATAGGCTATGAACCTTACATCTCACTTGAAGATACCACAAAGAAGAAAAAAACAGTAGACAGAAGCTTGACATATAAGCTGGGTGTTGCAGGTTTTGCTTTTGGAAATATAATGTTCCTTTCTTTTCCAGAGTATTTTGAGGTAAGCGAGTTTTGGCTTGATAAATTCAAGTACATTTTTAGATGGTTGATGTTTGCCTTTGCAGTCCCTGTAGCGTTTTATTCTGGCCGTGACTACTTTGTATCTGCATACAAAGGGCTTCGATCAAAGATTTTAAATATTGATGTGCCCATAGCTATAGGTATTTCGGTACTATTCATACGTTCTACAGTAGAAATCGTCATGGACTGGGGAACAGGATTTTTTGATAGTATGGCGGGACTTGTATTTTTCTTGTTGCTAGGTAAATTCTTTCAGCAAAAGACCTATGCATATCTCTCTTTTGAGCGAGACTATAAGTCGTACTTTCCTATTGCTGTAACACGATTGTATAGGGATGATAACGCTTTCGCGAAAGCGCAACCTTCAAGAAAAGAGGAGCAAACACAAGTATACGACCTTAAAAAAGGCGACCGAATTCTAATACGCAACAGTGAGTTATTACCTGTAGATGGCGTCTTGATTAACGGAAATGCACTCATAGATTACAGCTTTGTCACAGGAGAAGCCGAGCCTGTAGCCAAAAAATCTGGTGATCAGTTATTTGCTGGTGGAAGGCAACAAGCCGGATCCATAGAAGTAGAAGTGCTCAAGCCAGTGGCACAAAGCTATCTCACGCAATTATGGTCTAACGAAATATTCTCAAAAGGAAGACAGACCGTTTTTGAAACGCTCACAGATAGTATAAGCAGGCGTTTTACGGTGAGTTTGCTCATTATTGCAATAGTAGCAACTAGTTGCTGGTTATTTATAGATACATCAAAAGCACTTCAGGTATTTACGGCAGTTCTCATTGTGGCTTGCCCTTGTGCTATCGCACTGGCGGCACCATTTACATTAGGAAATGTGCTTCGTATTTTTGGTAGACATAAGCTATATTTAAAAAACAGCGGTGTTATTGAGCAGCTTGCTCACATAGACACGATAGTTTTTGATAAAACGGGAACGCTTACTACGAGTGCAAAAAGTGTAATCACTTATGAAGGAGTGGCGCTTACACCAGAAGAGGAAGCACTGTTAACAAGCACACTGAGAGCTTCAAACCATCCCTTGAGTAGATCTCTTTATGACTTACTCGAATCTCATGATATAAAAACGCTAGACTCATTTACAGAAGAGGTAGGGCAAGGAATTACAGGAACGCATAACAATCACACCATTAAGGTAGGATCTTATGGTTTTGTGGCGACTAATCATGCTACTTCACCAGCAGCTGGCGCCCAACGTACTGCTGTGCATATAAGTACGGATAACGAGTACAAAGGATGCTATATTTTTTACAATGAATATAGAGAAGGTGTACAATCGCTTTTTAGTGAGTTAAAAAGTAATTATGACTTAATAATACTTTCTGGTGATAATGATGGAGAGCGCACTTTTTTATCACAGCTATTACCAGAAAATGCAACACTACTTTTCAATCAGAAGCCTGGAGATAAATTAGACTTTATAAAAAACTTACAAGAGCAAGGTAAGAATGTGCTCATGGTGGGTGATGGGCTTAATGATGCTGGAGCACTTGCGCAGAGCCACGTAGGTATTTCTATCTCAGAAAACGTCAACGTTTTTTCGCCAGCCTGTGATGGGATTCTAGACGCTTCAAAGTTTACAGATATTGTTACTTTTTTAAATCTTTCTCACAAGGGAGTGCGCATCATTAAGTATGCTTTCATATTCTCATTATTCTATA
- a CDS encoding universal stress protein — protein MAHILVPTDFSKNAHNALCYATRLYPDEKCTITLAHSFEHLFSTNTSRIDIGRNEQLYNELEADSLKKLAAIKDKIIVDSDSIELEVKLVTGAQSLYKMINKSIINDAIDIVVMGTKGSSGVQEIFIGTQTVKLINNVKPIPVVVVPQQATPSRPTEIAYATDLKINYAQYPLEIIKELVRIHNSKLYITHVYSQMSPGETVETNYRKLKNKLEDISYTTHWLSSTTKMEDALGVFIKEHNIDLLVLMYHKSGFLKKLFKKSFVDKLSFHSEIPLLILPESF, from the coding sequence ATGGCACATATACTCGTACCTACAGATTTTTCTAAAAACGCTCACAACGCATTATGCTATGCAACTAGATTGTATCCAGATGAGAAGTGCACCATAACACTAGCACACTCATTTGAACATCTATTCTCTACAAATACAAGTCGTATAGACATAGGTAGAAATGAGCAATTATATAATGAACTAGAAGCCGATAGTTTAAAAAAGCTAGCCGCTATAAAAGATAAAATCATTGTTGATAGCGATAGCATTGAGCTAGAAGTAAAACTAGTAACTGGAGCACAGTCATTATATAAAATGATAAACAAAAGTATCATTAATGACGCTATAGATATAGTTGTGATGGGTACAAAAGGATCTTCTGGAGTACAAGAGATTTTCATAGGGACGCAAACGGTAAAGCTCATAAATAATGTAAAACCCATTCCTGTTGTGGTAGTGCCACAACAAGCAACTCCTAGTAGGCCTACAGAAATAGCTTATGCTACAGATCTTAAAATTAATTATGCTCAGTATCCACTGGAAATCATTAAGGAACTAGTAAGAATTCATAACTCAAAACTGTACATCACCCATGTGTACAGTCAGATGAGTCCTGGTGAGACTGTAGAGACTAATTATAGAAAACTCAAGAATAAACTAGAAGATATCTCTTATACTACACACTGGTTGTCTAGTACCACTAAGATGGAAGATGCACTAGGCGTTTTTATTAAGGAACACAATATTGATTTATTAGTGTTGATGTACCATAAAAGTGGCTTTTTAAAGAAACTTTTTAAAAAATCGTTTGTAGATAAGTTAAGCTTCCACTCAGAAATACCCTTATTGATATTACCAGAATCGTTCTGA
- a CDS encoding universal stress protein, which translates to MRVIIVPTDFSENAFNALSCAQQYFNYEKSKFILVHTYADEVYENKDVLSRDILEEYKAVKHKETEESLALVLEQAMAQEPNPRHELVSHAIFGTLVDEVNSLVNSENADLVIMGSQGKTADRNITYGSNTLQVVKYVKCPVLGIPLGYKYERPERILFPSELLIPFNNRELKLISCMANSFRSELHLLYISNFDRLSLRQEDVKSGWEYRFRESEQLYTRHDEGDIAQIINEHISSHKIDMVVLVNSKHTYMETLLHTSTIDKVGLNTKIPFLILQNLSR; encoded by the coding sequence ATGAGAGTTATTATCGTACCTACAGATTTTTCAGAAAATGCTTTTAATGCGCTTAGCTGCGCACAACAGTATTTTAATTATGAAAAAAGTAAATTCATACTGGTTCATACTTATGCAGATGAGGTTTATGAAAATAAGGATGTGCTCTCAAGAGATATTCTAGAAGAATATAAAGCAGTTAAACATAAAGAAACAGAAGAATCTCTAGCCTTGGTCTTAGAGCAAGCGATGGCCCAAGAGCCTAACCCGCGGCATGAATTAGTATCTCATGCGATATTTGGAACCTTAGTTGATGAGGTTAATAGTCTTGTAAACAGCGAGAATGCAGATCTTGTGATAATGGGGTCTCAAGGCAAGACAGCAGATCGTAATATCACGTATGGCAGCAATACTCTACAAGTAGTAAAATATGTAAAATGCCCTGTTCTAGGTATTCCGTTAGGGTACAAATATGAGCGACCAGAGCGTATTTTATTCCCTTCAGAATTATTGATTCCTTTTAACAATAGAGAGCTAAAGCTCATAAGCTGTATGGCAAATAGCTTCCGTTCTGAGTTGCACTTACTTTACATATCAAACTTTGATAGATTATCTCTTAGACAAGAAGATGTCAAGAGTGGTTGGGAATACCGCTTTCGCGAAAGCGAACAACTCTACACACGTCATGACGAAGGAGATATTGCTCAAATTATAAATGAGCACATAAGTAGCCATAAGATCGACATGGTGGTGCTGGTAAACTCAAAGCACACTTACATGGAAACATTGTTACATACTTCTACCATTGATAAAGTAGGTCTCAATACCAAAATTCCATTTTTAATTTTACAGAATCTCTCACGCTAA
- a CDS encoding universal stress protein: MLHILIPTDFSNNALNALTYAQYLFKGKETTFTLFHAYEPSALQLLANKSPLALSKIYRDLQDESEVRLSVFLSEILSRDKSTTFYYKTLSYSGHLKEGISSLESQAYDYIIMGTKGASGLKEIFMGSTTYEIVSLKQRIPLLIIPEQAAFVNPENIGFATDFKRGYSKEELEPLITLTKLWKSTIRMVEVYKKTTLSPDKKAHLQELEDLLAAVDYRFHVVPEFSSLENCINIFDNELDIDLLVMIDYPKTFFESLMREPVVKKMSFHTTLPFLILPAQN, from the coding sequence ATGTTGCATATTTTAATACCTACAGATTTTTCAAATAATGCACTCAATGCGCTTACCTACGCACAGTATTTATTTAAGGGTAAAGAAACAACATTTACACTCTTTCATGCTTATGAGCCATCTGCATTACAGTTATTAGCTAATAAAAGTCCGCTGGCGCTTTCTAAGATTTACAGGGATTTACAAGACGAGTCAGAAGTACGCTTATCTGTATTTCTATCAGAAATTCTAAGTAGGGATAAGAGTACGACTTTTTATTATAAAACGTTGAGTTACTCGGGACATCTCAAGGAGGGTATTAGCTCGCTAGAGAGTCAGGCTTATGATTATATAATTATGGGAACAAAAGGCGCCTCAGGTCTTAAAGAAATATTTATGGGCAGTACTACCTATGAGATTGTCTCCTTGAAACAGAGAATACCATTACTTATAATTCCAGAACAAGCCGCTTTTGTAAATCCAGAAAACATAGGCTTTGCCACAGATTTTAAGAGAGGATATAGTAAAGAAGAGCTGGAGCCACTCATTACATTAACTAAGCTATGGAAGTCCACCATACGCATGGTTGAGGTGTACAAGAAAACAACGCTCTCTCCTGATAAGAAAGCACATTTGCAAGAGTTAGAAGATTTACTAGCAGCGGTAGACTATAGATTTCATGTGGTTCCAGAATTTTCATCATTAGAAAATTGTATCAATATTTTTGATAACGAACTTGACATTGATTTACTTGTGATGATTGATTATCCTAAAACATTTTTTGAAAGTCTCATGCGTGAGCCAGTTGTCAAGAAAATGTCTTTTCATACCACTTTACCGTTTTTAATATTGCCAGCTCAAAACTGA
- a CDS encoding restriction endonuclease produces MVRKSIKIKKYSGEEVDFSIDKLRASLLCSGASEEDISHIIQIVCDELYEGISTKEIFNRAFTLLKKKKSVFASKYKLKKAIYELGPTGFPFERFIGQIFKYSGFDIEVGVVVNGKCVQHEVDVIASSETQTLYIECKFHKEKGNNCNVKVPLYIHARYNDIVASTKTKVSKSTEGWVITNTRFKKDAIDYGTCAGLALLSWDYPKGKGLKEHIEALGLYPVTVSTLLTKREKNFLLSRDIVLCKQLLGDSFYLDHLGISETRKSKILKDIQFLCNVGE; encoded by the coding sequence GTGGTAAGAAAATCTATTAAAATAAAGAAATATTCTGGTGAAGAGGTAGACTTTTCTATAGATAAACTTAGGGCTTCATTATTATGCAGTGGTGCGAGCGAGGAAGATATTTCTCATATTATACAGATAGTTTGCGATGAGTTATACGAAGGGATTTCTACTAAAGAAATATTTAATCGTGCTTTTACTTTGCTTAAAAAAAAGAAGTCTGTATTTGCATCTAAGTATAAATTAAAAAAAGCAATTTACGAGCTCGGTCCAACTGGATTTCCCTTTGAAAGATTTATAGGGCAGATATTCAAGTATAGTGGCTTTGATATTGAGGTAGGTGTCGTGGTAAATGGAAAATGCGTACAACATGAAGTGGATGTGATTGCAAGTAGCGAAACGCAAACATTGTACATAGAGTGCAAGTTTCATAAGGAGAAAGGAAATAATTGTAATGTGAAAGTCCCACTTTATATTCATGCGAGATACAATGATATCGTTGCAAGTACAAAAACCAAAGTATCTAAAAGTACTGAAGGATGGGTGATTACTAATACTCGTTTTAAAAAGGACGCTATAGATTATGGTACCTGCGCAGGACTTGCTTTATTGAGCTGGGATTATCCTAAAGGTAAGGGGTTAAAAGAGCATATTGAAGCACTGGGTTTATATCCCGTTACCGTCTCTACACTTCTTACAAAGAGAGAGAAAAACTTCTTACTAAGTAGAGATATAGTGCTATGTAAACAATTGCTGGGAGATAGCTTTTACCTAGATCATTTAGGAATTTCTGAGACTAGAAAATCAAAAATTTTAAAGGATATACAATTTTTGTGTAACGTAGGTGAGTGA
- a CDS encoding universal stress protein, translated as MKHILIPVDFSSQSWNTALCAINLYKSPRVHFYLFFSEELDYSADHETTICEPPTQQLTSWVKKLDKVIAGGQTIIPLTWKSDFIGGMRKAVADNHIDLIVMSTSYPNIFSEFLQGSHVREVITRLKCPVLIVPREFYCKSPEQVVLITDYNFNHRAEPTSIINNFVQKAGAHLNVLQLSKTGNALSETQQTNKSFLQSAFDSIPHSFHFVMEKTMDEALQFFIDIQKVDIVVLFAKNINLSENILFSPALTEEKDYHKNIPFLIVHE; from the coding sequence ATGAAGCATATTCTTATACCTGTAGATTTTTCAAGCCAGTCATGGAACACAGCCTTATGTGCAATAAACTTATATAAAAGTCCTAGAGTGCACTTTTATCTCTTTTTTTCTGAAGAGCTTGATTATAGTGCAGATCATGAGACAACAATCTGTGAACCTCCTACGCAGCAGCTCACTTCTTGGGTAAAAAAGTTGGATAAAGTAATAGCGGGAGGACAAACAATTATACCACTTACCTGGAAGAGTGACTTTATAGGTGGTATGCGTAAGGCGGTAGCAGATAATCACATAGACCTTATTGTGATGAGCACAAGCTACCCTAATATTTTTAGTGAATTTTTACAAGGAAGTCATGTACGTGAAGTTATCACTCGTTTAAAGTGCCCAGTACTCATTGTGCCTAGAGAGTTTTATTGTAAAAGTCCAGAGCAAGTGGTATTAATCACAGATTATAATTTTAATCATAGAGCAGAGCCCACTTCTATCATTAATAATTTTGTTCAAAAGGCAGGTGCACACCTCAATGTATTACAATTATCAAAAACGGGTAATGCACTGAGTGAAACCCAGCAAACCAATAAATCCTTTTTACAGTCGGCATTTGATAGTATTCCTCATAGTTTTCACTTTGTGATGGAAAAAACTATGGATGAGGCGTTACAATTTTTTATAGATATACAGAAAGTTGATATTGTAGTCTTATTCGCAAAAAACATCAATCTGTCTGAGAATATCTTGTTCTCTCCAGCTCTTACAGAAGAGAAGGATTACCATAAAAACATTCCCTTTTTAATAGTACATGAATAA